The Hemiscyllium ocellatum isolate sHemOce1 chromosome 46, sHemOce1.pat.X.cur, whole genome shotgun sequence genome segment CCAGTGATATGGTATTCTGCATTCCGCTCTGCTTcccttatgcactttgtatgtaaaatctgcctgtatagcatgcaaaacaacacttttcactatacctCAGGACATGTGACAACAAAAACTCAATCAGTCAACATTTTTTCAATTCAATGTTCcacaataaacaataacatttttaaaattatcctAATTACACGGAGACTGACCTTTTGTGAATAATAGGTAAAAGTGGATgcttgccttgaagaagttttcttcctctctctacaagaatctcagtgagtctctctctctctctccccaggtcaccttcatccccacccccattcacctattgtactctatgctactttctccccaccctcaccgccccctctcatttatctctccatctgtaggcaccctgcctctattcctgatgaagggcttttgcccgaaacgtcaattttcctgctcattggatgctgcctgacctgctgtgtttttccagcaccactctaacttaGACTTTTGTGAATAATGCACTAGGacacccaaatctctttgcatCTCAGAGCTGTGCAAGGTCTACCATTTCAAACAGATTGTTAAATTCTTTCTGCAAAAATGAAcaatctcattttttacttcattaaaatccatttgtcaGATCTCAACTCATTCTCTTAAAAAGCAGTATTTCCAAACTGTGACTACAGCAATCCTCTTGCAAACTGTTAGTAAGACCAATGTAAGTTTTTATAGTGGAGAACATATATGTGTTAGAAGATGACGCGTAAAAGGAATTTGCAAACCGTCTGAGGATGTaaatgaaatgaaacaaaaatagtaTATTCTTCATGTTGTTGCAAAGCAATTGTGGAACGGTTGTCGAGATGTTAGATTTAATACAGCAATCAGGCACTCAGCTATAGACAGCCATCCAGACACACAAATGATTTCATAGTCTGGATCAGTTATTGAAGCACTGCACTTGAATACATTCTCTGGTTGCGATGGAGGTGCAttgatttgtcatttttattactTGAAGGTGGAAGACCAAAACAAAACGTGGTTCTTTAAGTATTTTGGTCTATAGAGGTatgggcatagagtacaaaaatCAAGCAAATTATGAAGTGAAAGTGTAATGGTGACAAATTGAAATGAAGCTCTCAACAGATAATTAAACCGTTATCTGACGACAGCAATCATGCAGGACATTAGAGAAAAGATGAGAATACTGGATTAGTTGAACAGCTCTTCCAGTGAACTAGCATGAATACAATAGACTGAAATGAAATAATCGTTCTGTGTTGCAATTATTTTAGGACAGGAAGTAAATCCGgtgaaaattttaaaacattaaGCAAATATATCTCTGGTTTTGATGAAATGATTTTCTACGACCCAGCTCCTGTTAGTTCTGGCTGTGTCCTAGCAGATGATAATGTGTGATCTTACTGATTACTATGGTTCTGCTGTACGAGCACGTTTCCTGTTTGATGCGAACTTAACCTATAAAGTCCCCACTCTGCTCTTTGGGAAATGAATAAAATTTGTTCATGAATTGCACTGTATGGCAGTTTCCCAACTGGGAATGCCCCAGAaagccccccccgccccccccatcaGTGAGAACCGGAGCTCACTGCGCAGGAGCAGGAACGCGTTGTGCTCTGAGCATGCTCAGTGTCATTTATGGGGACAGCCCGAGGAGGAGCGGAAGGTTCGGGCGGCGGAAAGTGTCTGTGAGACAAGGTAAGAATGGAAATCGTAGCATGAGGACCTGGCAACATTATCAACGTTGTAGGGGAGGCTTGGGGTCCGAATAAGAGCTCACAGGTGCCgcgggggaggggaagggaaagtAGGAACATCCTTGGGAGGGGGAAAGGAAAGGTGAGTGACCGCCATTTTGTGATTGGGAGGCGGGCTGTTGCTCAACAATGTGATGGGGGCGGGGTGACGAGGGTGGCTAACCCCTCCGCCATCTTGGTGAAGGGATGGCTAGGCGGTTTCAACAAGGAGGGCGACTGGGTGGCCATCTTGGTGAGGGATATGAGGGTCGGCGATACTTCAGTGGCCACTCGcagaccggggggggggggggtagaagtCAACCCTGGCCAGAGTACGgcggtggggatggggagagaacgGAGAGTGGTCGAAGAAAAGTGTAGAGCTGATACATGGGATTGAAGCGTAGAAAATACTCCACTGTTCAAAATGACCATCCAACCCTggaccctgttcccactttctccccttagCCTTTGATCCCTTTCAGCCCTCAGAACCATACCTCtctgcttgaaaacattcaacgaTTGGTCCTCAACCACTTTTTGTGTGAAAGAATTCCATTGGCTCAGCACTCTAGtgaagaaggtaaaaacaatgactgtagatgctgaaaaccagattctggattagtgatgctggaagagcactgcagttcaggcagcatccaaagtgcagcgaaatcgacgtttcaggcaaaagcccttcatcaggaatgctgcctgaactgctgtgctcttccagcaccactgatccagactctAGTGAAGAAGTTtgtcctcaattcagtcctaaacagACCACcacatatccttagactgtgacccctggttctggactccttggtCGTCGAGAATACCTTTCCTTTGTTCACCCTGTTAAAATTCATAAGTTTCAACGAGAAGATCATTCTCCGAAATTGCAGTGAATATGGTTTTAACCAATCCAGTCTTCTTTATATTGTCAACTCTGCTATCCCAAGAATCAGGTTGATAAATTCCGAGTTCTgaagaaacattaactttgcttactttgcacagatgctgccagacctgctgtgtttcttgagcaacttttgtttttggtaACTCCCTGCATAACCAGAACACCCTTCCtctgataaggagaccagaacttcacacaatactccagatgtgttctcaccaaggccctgtataattgcagcaagatatctctGGTCCTGCAGTCAAAGGCTTTTGTTAGAGCTGTTTGTTTGACCTGGTGTTGAAGGATAGCCGGGTCTTGTGGAACCCTCCCCTTTCCCAATTTATTGCCATTCAATCAGTCTTCCTGTTTTGGTACTAAAGCGGATAATCTCATTACTATCCACATTACTTTTCTCTCCCAGTCATTTGCCCATGCAGTCACCTTGTCAAATCACACTGaatcatctctgcttcctcctcacagttcactcaCCTACAGCTTTAttttgtcagcaaacttggagatatttaATTCCCACACCTAAATCATTAATTTATATTGCAATTAGCTGAAGTCCCCGCAAAACAATAGAGATGACATTCAGGATTGAATTCCAGCGTGGAAAGCTCGAGAGAGACAAATATTTACTACTTTAGCAGAAAGTGCTCCATAGAAACCAAAATCTTCTTTTCTATATTTTTGTCTTGTACTTCAGTCATTGGGCTTTCTGAACTCCTTTCCTAGGACTCTATAATTGGACGATTATCAGATGAACAACTTAAATCAAAAAATCACATCAAGATTTGACAGAATGTCTTTATTTATCAGGATATGAATATCATCAGCCTTTGAATGTGGAAGGAGAAATgtttgtctgttctgtttgtcAAAAAGATTTCAAACATCAATGTGATTGGAAAAGCACCAAAATACACATGCTGAAGTgagagtgttccagtgaactgaTTGTGGAAATAGCTTCCATAAGTTGAACAGCCTGAACAAACATTGCACCTTTCACAGTGCAGTGTAGTGTATGTAGACAAGGCTCCAAACAATTTGTCCAACCTGGAGAGACCCAAGGATACCCATGGCATTGATAAACCATGGAAATGTGTAGACTGTGGAAAGGGATTCAGTTATCCATCTGAGCTTGAAATTCATCgacgcagtcacactggggagagaccattcacctgctctacttgtgggaagggattcactcagtcatccagTCTGTTGACACACCAGTATGTTCACACTGAGCAACgaccttttaaatgttctcaTTGTGAGAAGAAATTTAAAAGCAAGAAGTATCTACTGAGACATCAACTCATTCACAGTGGGGAGAAGCCTTTCAGCTGCTCTGcgtgtgggaagagattcactGCTTCTTCAAACCTACAGAAACACCAACGAGTTCACACTGATGTGAGACCTTTTAAATGCCCAGACTGTGGGAAATGCTTTAAAAGTTCTGGGGAAGTGACGTGCCATCAACGTGTTCACACTGACGagagaccattcaggtgctctcactgtggaACTGGATTCAGGAGATCATCTGAACTCACTGTTCACCAGCGAACTCACACTGGAGAGAGACCGTTTACATGTCCCAAGTGTGGAAAGGGATTTGCTCAGTCATACAACCTACTGAAACATCAGCGTATTCACTCTGATGTaaaaccttttaaatgttctgactgtGAGGAGACGTTTAAAAGCAGCAATGTTCTTATGAGACACAagcgagttcacactggagaGCTGCCATTTACCTGCTCTAcgtgtgggaagagattcaccCAGTTTTGCAACCTGCTGAAACACCAGCATGTCCACACAGGGGacaggccattcacctgctctatgtGTGGGATGGGATTCACTCAATTTTCCAACCTGCTACAGCACCAGCGAATTCACGAGTGACTGGTGAGTCTGGATTGTGCTGCTTGTCACGGCTGTCAATTATATCCAGAAATGAATGTGTGGGTTAACACTTGAGGTGCATAAGAAATGTTTTTAATCTGCTCTGTTCCACAGTTGAGCTCTAGAACACAAGCTGCTTCACAACTGTGTTCAGAGTCTGGAAAATTATGGAAATTGAGATTTAGTCCAGAATTCACAAATACCAAAAATCCAGGGTAGAAGTCGTAGGTGATTCGAAGCCATTTCATTAATGAGCAGCAGTTTGGATATGATACACAAGTTAAATAGGCCCAAAAGACAGACAAACCATGGTGGTGcagtagtaatgtcactggacaagtATTACTCAGACCCAGTATAAAGGTCTGGAGAccagaattcaaatttcaccaattcTAGCTGCTGGAAATTAATCTCCGATTTATGAATTGTATTTGAAAGCCAATTCCAGTGATGGTAACTATAAGAACTGTCGTTGATTGCTTTTACAACAAATCAGATTCACTGCGATTGTCACAGAAACCATcaggttcactgatgtctttcaGAGGAAAAAAtttctgtcatcctcacctggtctggactacacatGACCCCAGAGCCATTCTAAAATGACCTCACAAACCTGTCAACTTAGAAGCATTTATGGCATGGCCAACTGATACTGGCTATTCCAATAAAACCCACAATGCAAAGAATCATTTAGAAATAACTCTGATGCTATGAGTATCTGCACTTTCACCACTTCTTCCATTGGTGCCAAGGTCCCAAGTACATTGGGCTATTTTCAAGATAATTTTCAAGATAATTGAGATATTAGCATCTAATATATTAGAAATTCACCTGACTATAATAAAGCAAGTACGCTTTGCAAATAGGATAGTGTGGGAAAGATAGCAAGGGATCCTAAAAGCTGGTCAAGTTTCAAATAAAATGTACTACAGCTTCAAAGTAAAAGCTGCTGTGTAAGCTAAAACAGAGATGtcaatgaaataaatgacaacatgcAATGTAGCAATCTTGCAATAAGAGGATCACAGAATAATGGACATGCAAAATGGATGAGTGACCTGCTATGTGTATTTCCCCTTTATGTTAATGGGTCACTTCCTGGAACATCCTTCTCAACAGccttgtgggtctacccacagcacatggtcTGCAACAGTTTgaaaaggcagctcactatcaccttctcaagagcaactaggatgggcaataaatgctgaccagccagcagcacccacatcccacaggtggatttaaaaaaaaattgatgaagtAGTGTCAACATTGATCACAAACTGCATCTGCAGAAGGCTGGGGTCAATCAGATAAGAGGCAGGTAATCGACAAATAAATCCTCCTGAGAAAAAGTCATGTGTTGAAGATGAATCAGAAAATAaagacccagagagagacagagaaagcttGAAGAACAAAGGCTATGCTAGAAAAGTTGTAAGAAGTCCTTTTGTGTGCTCTATCCATGTTGTTAACCCACACCAAACTGGAGATCGCAGCCTTACTTAGTACTGAAACTTGCTTGAAGCTCAATTGTCTTGCCTTAACTCTATCTCAAAATAGCTGATTCACAATCGAGTTCTGCAGTGAAGTCCACTCCTTCCCCATCTAAAATCAGACATTGCTACTTGCTGATCCAGGCTGGGAGAAATTGGATAGATATGCGTATGTAGAAGAAAGGTCAAAAGAATATTCAGCGTATCGAAGTAGTGAAAGTGATTGTCCCAAAGAAGTCTCCCAAAACAGTGATTATTAATAACCTTTTAAATGATGAGTGACCTGCTGtgcatgccccccccccccccaccacttctTTTGTTCAGGCTTTCAGTATTTCTGACTTTTTGTTTTAATCTCTGCTAAATCATTTTCTTGTTATAACACTGAAATCCAGATGATTTTAAGTCACTTTAAGTTGATCCTTATCAGTAGACAGGAGATCTCAACTAGACCTAACTTTTTGCAGTATGTGTTCTCAGGGGACTTGATTTTGTCAAGACCCTGAAAGGTCAAACTATGTCTCAAAGTTCAGATTTGGGTCTTAAGCATGGACTGTCAGAAACATGTACATGAGAACTGCACACTGGAGTACCAACCCTGACTTTAATCTCTCTACCAtttggctgtgccttcagctgccatGACACTAAGCTCTGGGATTCCCTCCTTAAACCTCTCCACCTCTACTTCACTCTCCTGCTTGAAATTGTTCCTTATAAACCGTTCCTTTCAGGTGGCAtgttagctcagtggttagcactgctgcctcacaggtccaggaacccgggttcaattccagccttgggtgactgtctgtgtggagtttgcacattctccctgcgtctgcgtgggtttcctccgggtgctccagttttctcccacagtccaaagatgtgcaggtcaggtgaatggccatgctaaattgtccacagtgttaggcgcataatcagagggaaatgggtctaggtgggttactcttcggagggtcaatgtgggcttggtgggccgaagggcctgtttccacactgtagggaatctcatcaaaTCTAAACAATCTGTTTGGCCAAGATTGGGTCCTAATGCACCTGTGAAACTCCTTGTGACCAATTTGTTACATTAATCGCTTGTTTTAAGTATAACTTGTTGCAGTTATTGTTTGAGTGAGTCTGTGTACATGTAACTCAGGCACAACTTGTGTTGTAATTCACTGAGATTTGGTAGTCTAGTGAGTGAGTCTGTATAAATGTAACTCAGATATACACAGCTTATTAGAACAGACCTGGAGAGAAGGAATGAAtttttgaactttctgttcctcactATTGGGAAAAACTGATTCTTTCCAAATATTCAAAATGACTAATAAAGttattaaaaataatttgttgTTGTGAGCTGCATTATTTGAAAGAATGAGTAAGAGGATTCAGCCACTACCTGAGTCACTAGTTTAAAGGCAGGAGATGAGAGAATCTAGAAAGAAGATTAAATCAGAAGAGTGATACTGAACCTGCAGGGTGGTGCAAAGAGGGGAGAAATGTATGGGAGAGGGATTTATAGATTTGGGGAATGAAAATAGAACAAATGTTCAATAGAAACTAGAATCTTTTATTCTAAATTACAATCATTTACTTGTACAGAtgaattttataaactttttttttacaagacAAGTATTAGCAGATGGGAAACAAAGCAAAAACCCCACGATCTGAGAATTACTTCACTTATATGTGACTGAGTTCAAATTATGAAGAGGAAAATGTTTCCTTGTGACTAGAAAATCATTGGGACGCACACTCCTCTGGGTCAGATATGACATCAACCTCCAAAAGGTCTGGTTCAGTTTCAGACAGTTGGCAGGGAGaggggctcactgaagatgttgcctagtgtggtgacaaaacgtctgaaaatgaaccttgcagctcagcgagcaaacctacatccagaatgaaGTTGTTCATGTGGGAATTAAAACAATGGCTCCAGTCTTCTCAGTATTTAACTGGAAGAAATCTCTCTACTTCCACTGCTGGTTATCAGAAGAACAATTCTGATAATTTCACAAAAGTGGAAAAAGTGATGGTGAGGTAGCGATGGGAGCTGTCAGAGTACACATGACAAGCATGTTGTTCAAATGATGTAATTATGGGGATATGTCAGTGAGAAAGGGGAGGAGGCCAAAACCAGATACATTTGGGGATACCGCAGGGAACTGTATGGGTGGGGAGAGAAGACATTTCCAGTGAGAATCTGGAGAAAGAAAAGTACAGCCGGGATAGAGCAAACTCACGCAGCTGGTTTGATTTTTCTTGTcttgttcaagtccattatcatCTTTGATTTATAAGAGTTTAGAGGGGGGCTGGACAGAATGGTGTGGTCAACCTTGTTAAAGAACAgggtggaaatgtgttgctggaaaagtgcagcaggtcaggcagcatccaaggaacaggaaattcgacatttcgggcataagcccttcttcatttcctgaagaagggcttatgcccgaaacatcgaatttcctgttccttggatgctgcctgacctgctgcgcttttccagcaacacattttcagctctgatactcaagcatctacagacctcactttctccttaaagaaCAGGGTGTGCTTGTTTGACTTGGTTATGGCCACATTGGATATCACTTGTGGCTTTAATTTTAACTGTTTCAGGACTACATCGGCCCTGATTGGTGGGATAGACAGGAATGGATTTGGGAGACGCCAAAATATTCAAGGATCTTGGAGAGGAAAGGGACTTAGGAGATGAGGCAAGCATGGTgcggtgatttttttttgtttgaagaggGGATGCTGCTGCATTATTTGAAGGAGAGTGAGAAGACCTGATGACAGGGGGGAGCAGGAGAACAGTCTTTCCCCAGTGTGACCATGTAGTCCGTTTGCAGCTCTGACGGCCTATATCTTCTCATAGTACTACACTGTTTCTCTTTGGTGTGTTCAGTGTCTCTTCAGGTTGGATGATCTATTGAAGTGATGTGCAAACATTGACCATGTACACACTTCGTCCCCGCTGCATATGGTGCATTTTCTTTTAGGCTGTGGAATTAGTTAAACACTTGTGCACAGTCAATGCAATGGTACACTCTCCCTCACTTATGTGTCTCAGTTATTTTCCAGTCACATTGATGTTTGAAATCTTTTCTCAGATGACAAAGATTTCTCCACAAGTTGGATGACATTTTGGTCAAgtgatatttggtttgagtttcGAATTTGCAAAGCCTTCCATTCTAATACACTGTAATGAgtttacaaaagtcatcactgcaAGTACAGGACAGGAATTCAGAACAGGCAATTCCAGTTTGATGGAGTATTTTCTCCTCTTGTATTCCTTTTAAAATAACAAACCCTATTGTGCACGATCTCCTCCCCTAGCATAAATCCAAATCAACTGCACCATTTTTTTTGCTCCACTTTtagtttcctccctctctcttctccaGCTGGATTCTGTTTTCAAGCCCATGTGCAGACTTAGAACTGAAGTTAATGAATTAGTCATTTTCTCCAATTGTGACTGTATTTTTGTGGGGTTTGCAGTGCTTATTTTTCCAGTCCTATTTCAAACACTACTTCTGCTATTCCTTGTCTGGTTATGCTGCAACTTCTTTCATCTGGATTTACAAAGTTTCATAAATTTTGCTTCCATTTTTCACCATTCTCTCACCTTCACTTGGTTCATTTCTAACGTTTCTCGACTTCATTTCCAGGGGTAGGCCAGCTACTAATACTCGTGACAAACCCAACCCTACCAAATCCAGCTCAAAGCACTTCTTCACATCCTGCTGTAAGGACTGTATTCCATTCCCTCAGTTCCTCTGATGACTGTTTCAGAGATGGTACCTTGCACAACAGGCTTCTGACACGTCCTTCCTTTCTCAACTGACaactccttcccccaccccctcacactcactctggtAGAAAGGGCTGTGAACTGCACCCAACCTACTTCCAGCACAtctgccctcacccctttccctctctcctggACCACCATAGGATTCCTCTTATCTTCACTATCCACAATCtagcatt includes the following:
- the LOC132836203 gene encoding zinc finger protein 239-like, with protein sequence MLSVIYGDSPRRSGRFGRRKVSVRQVEQPEQTLHLSQCSVVYVDKAPNNLSNLERPKDTHGIDKPWKCVDCGKGFSYPSELEIHRRSHTGERPFTCSTCGKGFTQSSSLLTHQYVHTEQRPFKCSHCEKKFKSKKYLLRHQLIHSGEKPFSCSACGKRFTASSNLQKHQRVHTDVRPFKCPDCGKCFKSSGEVTCHQRVHTDERPFRCSHCGTGFRRSSELTVHQRTHTGERPFTCPKCGKGFAQSYNLLKHQRIHSDVKPFKCSDCEETFKSSNVLMRHKRVHTGELPFTCSTCGKRFTQFCNLLKHQHVHTGDRPFTCSMCGMGFTQFSNLLQHQRIHE